Proteins encoded together in one Triticum dicoccoides isolate Atlit2015 ecotype Zavitan chromosome 7B, WEW_v2.0, whole genome shotgun sequence window:
- the LOC119340515 gene encoding uncharacterized protein LOC119340515 isoform X1 yields MCNLSRPSLTQQTEGKPSSVIGTRLRRRSAEPSSSGSSRRRSHAVHPAPSPSWPRSPPSVSRRRLGSLAREAELRAHICASPAMDHKDEHSAHPDQEVEEEEDEEAKRAVGLGHQVPLKDQLELDKDDESLRRWKGQLLGQVDTEQLRETAEPKVKVLNMSILSPDRGSSTPTPSVRLECWPSFMFCREVQDEQVGRSIGASYTVIVVLPDVNIFLL; encoded by the exons ATGTGCAACCTTAGTAGACCAAGTTTGACTCAACAGACAGAAGGGAAGCCCTCGTCGGTCATAGGTACTCGACTCCGCCGTCGCAGCGCTGAACCTTCGTCGTCCGGATccagccgccgccgcagccatgCCGTTCACCCCGCACCCTCGCCCTC GTGGCCACGGTCTCCGCCGTCGGTGTCGCGGCGTCGTCTAGGGAGCCTCGCGCGGGAGGCAGAGTTGCGAGCGCACATCTGTGCGTCGCCGGCCATGGACCATAAGGATGAGCACTCCGCCCACCCCGACcaggaggtcgaggaggaggaggacgaggaggccaAGCGCGCCGTCGGGCTCGGCCACCAGGTGCCCCTCAAGGACCAGCTCGAGCTCGACAAG GATGATGAGAGTTTGAGGAGGTGGAAGGGGCAACTGCTTGGGCAGGTGGACACAGAGCAGCTCAGAG AGACTGCGGAGCCAAAGGTGAAGGTGCTGAACATGAGCATCCTGTCGCCGGATCGGGGCTCAAGTACACCAACACCGTCTGTAAGACTAGA ATGCTGGCCTTCATTCATGTTTTGTCGTGAGGTCCAGGATGAACAAGTTGGGAGAAGCATTGGAGCTAGTTATACTGTGATAGTTGTGTTACCTGATGTGAACATTTTTCTATTGTAA
- the LOC119340515 gene encoding uncharacterized protein LOC119340515 isoform X2, whose translation MCNLSRPSLTQQTEGKPSSVIGTRLRRRSAEPSSSGSSRRRSHAVHPAPSPSWPRSPPSVSRRRLGSLAREAELRAHICASPAMDHKDEHSAHPDQEVEEEEDEEAKRAVGLGHQVPLKDQLELDKDDESLRRWKGQLLGQVDTEQLRETAEPKVKVLNMSILSPDRGSSTPTPSVRLE comes from the exons ATGTGCAACCTTAGTAGACCAAGTTTGACTCAACAGACAGAAGGGAAGCCCTCGTCGGTCATAGGTACTCGACTCCGCCGTCGCAGCGCTGAACCTTCGTCGTCCGGATccagccgccgccgcagccatgCCGTTCACCCCGCACCCTCGCCCTC GTGGCCACGGTCTCCGCCGTCGGTGTCGCGGCGTCGTCTAGGGAGCCTCGCGCGGGAGGCAGAGTTGCGAGCGCACATCTGTGCGTCGCCGGCCATGGACCATAAGGATGAGCACTCCGCCCACCCCGACcaggaggtcgaggaggaggaggacgaggaggccaAGCGCGCCGTCGGGCTCGGCCACCAGGTGCCCCTCAAGGACCAGCTCGAGCTCGACAAG GATGATGAGAGTTTGAGGAGGTGGAAGGGGCAACTGCTTGGGCAGGTGGACACAGAGCAGCTCAGAG AGACTGCGGAGCCAAAGGTGAAGGTGCTGAACATGAGCATCCTGTCGCCGGATCGGGGCTCAAGTACACCAACACCGTCTGTAAGACTAGAGTAA
- the LOC119339742 gene encoding G-type lectin S-receptor-like serine/threonine-protein kinase At1g61500 — MHDRRSMAMQIEELRIESSDLRRITNNSSDAQKIGCGGYGDVYKADYNGEEIAVKLLDATKGIDDQQFMKELYNHMEVKHPNIVRLVGYCNEEIKKYVEQKVGPPVFGKHIYKVLCFEYMQGGSLDKCLSENSLGDDWCTHYKIIKETCEGLHYLHNGWKRRILHLDLKPGNILLDDCMEPKIADFGLSRIYTASRSNIIVESVSGTTKYMPPELIHGNEISEKTDTYGLGVTIIDVIRGSVGFELYHELEATRFVENVRTYWGQRDGTAHLDQVEECTKIAIRCVHHDRRNRAHDKGDCCGFECYGNSDFGRGSPCLNNQFLTREAQLPPCSRQAF, encoded by the exons ATGCACGATCGTAGAAGCATGGCTATGCAGATAGAAGAACTCCGGATTGAATCATCGGACTTGAGAAGAATTACCAACAATTCTTCAGACGCCCAGAAAATTGGATGTGGTGGCTATGGAGACGTTTACAAA GCAGACTACAACGGGGAAGAGATAGCAGTGAAGTTGCTTGATGCGACCAAAGGAATTGACGACCAACAATTTATGAAGGAACTCTATAACCACATGGAAGTCAAACATCCAAACATTGTACGGCTGGTGGGGTATTGCAATGAAGAAATCAAGAAATACGTTGAGCAAAAGGTTGGCCCACCTGTTTTTGGTAAACACATATACAAAGTGCTATGCTTTGAATATATGCAGGGTGGAAGCCTCGACAAGTGTCTCTCTG AAAATTCTCTGGGAGATGATTGGTGCACACATTACAAAATAATAAAGGAGACATGTGAAGGTTTACACTATCTTCACAATGGATGGAAACGTCGGATCCTCCACCTGGATCTAAAGCCTGGCAATATATTACTTGACGATTGCATGGAACCGAAGATTGCAGATTTCGGATTGTCAAGGATTTACACTGCAAGCCGCAGCAATATCATAGTTGAGTCAGTTTCAGGAACAAC GAAGTACATGCCACCTGAATTAATACATGGGAATGAGATATCAGAGAAGACTGATACCTACGGCTTAGGTGTTACAATCATAGATGTAATTAGGGGATCTGTTGGTTTTGAACTTTATCACGAGCTGGAGGCCACAAGATTTGTTGAAAAT GTACGTACATATTGGGGACAGAGAGATGGTACAGCACATTTAGATCAAGTAGAGGAATGCACCAAGATTGCAATACGATGTGTGCATCATGACAGAAGGAATAGGGCCCACGATAAAGGAGATTGTTGCGGATTTGAATGCTACGGAAACTCGGATTTTGGCCGAG GGTCCCCGTGCCTTAACAATCAGTTCCTCACGCGGGAAGCTCAACTCCCTCCATGTTCCAGACAAGCTTTCTAG